In Corylus avellana chromosome ca2, CavTom2PMs-1.0, the following proteins share a genomic window:
- the LOC132169630 gene encoding protein FAR-RED IMPAIRED RESPONSE 1-like, whose translation MNAFFDNYVHSRSTLNEFVDQFENALRRKAENEKVAYFNYFNAIIPCVSHFSIEKKFQELYTNAKFKEVRQKFSCLMYCNCSLIKSEGAISTYEVSDEVTVDDYTKERNFCVYFNGDECEVKCTCGLFECRGILCRHALAVLTLKKVKSLPTKYFLDRWRKDLKRAYTLVESSYNVFSCNPDAQRYDCLLKKCSELATLTSTSEDHYMDVMRCIDMLLAKYKCSRYEPSPPSHDIPCASSKSNEAIDGVVVKSTKACQGIQEREFNTNEAPLASITDTQYDRIIGTQETAFIKDTGFNLFE comes from the exons ATGAATgcattttttgataattatgtGCACTCAAGAAGCACGCTGAATGAATTTGTTGACCAATTTGAAAATGCTTTGAGGAGAAAGGCTGAGAATGAGAAAGTAgcttatttcaattattttaatgcCATCATTCCCTGTGTATCTCATTTTTCTATTGAGAAGAAATTTCAAGAACTTTATACCAATGCAAAGTTCAAAGAAGTTCGTCAGAAGTTTAGTTGCTTGATGTATTGTAATTGCTCTCTTATTAAAAGTGAAGGTGCAATTTCTACCTACGAAGTATCTGATGAGGTAACAGTTGATGATTACACAAAAGAGCGGAATTTTTGTGTTTACTTTAATGGAGATGAATGTGAAGTTAAATGCACTTGTGGGTTGTTTGAATGTAGAGGAATCTTGTGTAGGCATGCCCTTGCTGTACTGACATTAAAGAAAGTGAAATCTTTGCccacaaaatattttcttgaccGATGGAGGAAGGATTTGAAGCGCGCATATACTCTTGTTGAGAGTAGTTATAATGTCTTCAGTTGCAACCCTGATGCCCAAAGATATGATTGCTTGTTGAAAAAATGTAGTGAATTAGCAACGCTTACATCAACCAGTGAGGACCATTACATGGATGTCATGCGTTGTATAGACATGTTGCTAGCGAAATACAAGTGCTCAAGGTATGAACCCAGTCCACCCTCCCATGATATTCCATGCGCATCTTCCAAAAGTAATGAAGCCATTGATGGTGTAGTAGTGAAAAGTACCAAG GCTTGCCAAGGAATTCAAGAAAGGGAATTTAACACAAATGAAGCTCCATTGGCTTCAATAACTGATACTCAATATGATCGCATAATTGGAACGCAGGAAACTGCTTTTATTAAG GATACGGGTTTCAACCTATTTGAATAG
- the LOC132171595 gene encoding adenylyl-sulfate kinase 3-like, with amino-acid sequence MSTLSNSTNIFWQECPVGKVERQKLLNHRGCVVWITGLSGSGKSTLACSLSRELHSRGKLSYVLDGDNLRHGLNKDLSFKPEDRTENILLS; translated from the exons ATGTCTACTCTAAGTAATTCAACAAATATATTTTGGCAAGAATGTCCAGTTGGGAAGGTTGAAAGGCAAAAGCTTCTTAATCATAGGGGGTGTGTAGTATGGATTACGGGTCTCAGCGGATCAG GGAAAAGCACACTAGCATGCTCATTAAGTAGAGAACTGCACTCTAGGGGAAAGCTGTCCTATGTCCTTGATGGAGATAACCTTCGGCATGGACTAAACAAGGACCTTAGTTTCAAACCAGAAGATCGAACTGAAAACATACTTTTGAGTTG A